Genomic DNA from Salvia miltiorrhiza cultivar Shanhuang (shh) chromosome 1, IMPLAD_Smil_shh, whole genome shotgun sequence:
CTATCAGGGTCGAAAAATTGAATGATCCAGTTGCGTAGTGAACTTTGATGCTCAGGCTCGCCAGACTGATGGTTTGATGAGAAGTGCTGATAACCATAAATCTTATCCATTTGTGCCAGCAAATTTTGTAGACAATGAATGAAGCAAATTTTTACTTTGATCTTCTTCTCATCTTCGGACGTATCCTTATCTTCCTCATATTTCTCATATTTCTTATCTTGGGATAGCATGCTATGATCTATGTTGTCATGCTCTAATCCCGAGTCGCAACCTCCCACATTAACCTCAGGGGAAGGGTTGTCGTTCTCATTCACATAAACCTATGTATCCTCTTTCTGTTTCACTAGCAATTGGAGTAACTCGATATCGCTCagcaataatttttttactttgaTGTCATTATTCATGCATACCAAATATCATAACACATACTATGTATCTTTTCGACCATCCAAACTCTCTCTAATAAGATCCACGGGGTTAGCACGACTAACTTTGCCCTCATCGATGGATCCTCGTATATATATGTCGATCGCTCCTAACAACTTTTGTGGTGTATCATAACACGTTGCCACGATATCTGAGattaacaaaagaaaaaacGATCAACAAAACAATCAATAGTGATTCTAAGGCATCTTCTGTCTTGAACACGATCTATGCACACAATGTTCTATTATCGTGGGGAGCTATCGTGCCCATGATGGTTGCTATCGTGTGCAGTAAAACATGACCATATCGTGTTCAGAAGAATTCAACTTAAAAAAGATTTTTTGAGGTTAAAATTTAGTTGCATACCTTCTGCATGAACTCAGAAACACAAACGCGATCCTATTTCAACTTCAACCCCTACTATTTTTGAATTATCGTGAGATTTTTATATGAACTTTTGAAGAGCCATTTGAATTTTGAGTTTTGAGCTTTTTACAATCTCAAATTCTTCTCTTTTACTTATGttatatggtctagttaaattTACTTATGGTAAGATATTAATGAGAGCAAACAACCTCTTTTATTGTGTGTGTATGTTGGCCTAATAGTAGGAGATTAATGTCCAAGACCTAAGATCCTGTATTCGAGTCCTCCACCACGtgatctttgattttttttatttacttatgtaatttttttttttttaaagaacaaCCTCTTTTACAAAAACTTAAATGGACTAGCTTGAAAtgaaagaataaattaaaaaattgatttaatgatatttgatttttatttaccaTTTAATTTTGCTTATTTTCTGCTGTTTATTTTGGACGAAAAAGAATTTGGAATAAGTCAACATCAACAACTTTATAGAGGATATTCTCCAAAAAAACAACTTTATAGACGATATTTTGgtctcttttttttatatatatcaaaatgatacaaaaaatatttctttttataagGAAACTATTAaaaatgggttaattgcatataaattactgaacttttaacaaattcttattttgcatacgaactttaaaatctttatttaaattactcaactattatttttttcacattttgcATATTTACCTATTTTTCATCGTGGTGACATGACATAAATATACTCGCTTGATAAGAATATGCTTACGTGGCATAAATATGATCATGTGGAAAAATAGAATTGACGTTGTAATGTATAGTTGAATGAAAAAAACGTCATTTTAGGCCCAAAGTTTGGTCGgaaaatggacaaatatgcaaaatgagaagaaattaatagttaagtaattttaataaaaattttaaagtttatgtgcaaaatgagaatttgttgaaaattcgataatttatatgcaattagtCCTTTAAAAACTGTTCTCATaattttttatacaattattacGGTTGATACTCAATATAGTTGGGGGAATATTCACTTTGCTAATTGTATTGACagttattttcaattttatggaTATATTCAATGTAACTCATAGTAGCGATCGTTGCATTTTTTTTAGATGTACTTTGTTGGTTCAATGTGAAAATTGTATGTTGgtaattttttatcttttttttttagacgAAAGACAAGTAATTTTATTACTCAACGTCGGTCCTCCCGCCAAGGATCTATCTCTATGTTAAATTGAATGGCTCTATCTCTATGTTAGATTCGCGAAAGGATCTAAATATCATGAATTATGTGCAATTTGGTCATTTATTTGTACAAAATTTAATATTACCTATAATATGGCAAAATTTATGTATATACCGTATTACCTTCATAAGTTGATGCACCGTTCCCTATTTTTGAAGCCCAATATTTCTTTAAAATCTATGCAGCAGTCACTTATTTTTGGAAACCAATAGCTTAAAACATTTAAAAGTCCATTTTGTTAGTTCAAAAAAAACAGTCCATTTAGTAGGcccatttacatcatcgaaatTTTCTTTACAAGTCTAATAAAAATGGAGATGAGAGCAATCGAAGATATCGGCATAGGCCAAGACCTCACTCCGCCCCTCCGCCCCCTCGCCGCCGTCCTACACGACGCCGCCTTCGGCACCCGCTGCTCCGCCTGCTTCACCGTCCTCCCTCCGCAGCCATTTCCTCCTTCTGCCCTCAACTTTCCCGGTTATGTCCCAACCGACACTCGCGCCACTCCTCTCTACTGTTCCCTCGCCTGCTCCGCTGCCGATTCCCCCTTGCATTTCTCCTCCTTCGAGCACCGCCTCATCGCCCACTTCGCCACCTCTCCTCCCTCCACGTGGCAAAGCTCCACCGAGCTCCGCCTCTCCCTCCGCCTCGCCCACGTTTTCCAGAACCTTCCGCGTTACATGTCGTTTCTTGGAGAGAATGAGAAACCCGGAGGCTGTTTGGAGAGAATGGCCGGATTGATGACCAATCGCGAAAAATTTGTATTCGATGAGATCAAGAAAGCCCTAATTGCCAGAGATAATAAGAGTTCTGGAAAAGTTAAGAGGATTACAGAGGGTGCGAGGATGATGGCTTGGGCGAGAGGCAAAGATGTAAGTTCGGGACGGTTTGCATTTGAAGAGGCTGTGTTGTGTTTGGTGATGACGAATGCAGTGGAGGTTCAAGAAATGACTGGGTTTTGCATAGGAATTGCTGTTTATGATGCTACATTTTCTTGGATCAATCACAGCTGCTCTCCCAATTGTTGCTACTGGTTTCTGATGGGGCCGGGAGAGGATGAGCAGCCGCCTCTGAGGATTGCTCCGGCCTCGAAAGATGGTAGAAATGTCAGTGGTTTAGTAATGGGAGGAGGAATTTCAGGTATTTCTTGTGAAATAATGTGTTTGTGAATTCACTATTGTGTTAGTCTAGGCTATGGAAGTGAAGTGAGTTTGTTTGTGGTGATTTATTGTAGATAGAAATGGTTATGGCCCAAGACTTGTAGTTCGAAGTATAGATGCTGTTAGCAAAGGTGAAGAGGTTACTATTGGATACTTGGATTTGGTGCAACCTAAGGTTTGGACATTATTTGGTCGTGTTCTTTGATTTCTTGAGATGTCATATTTGCCAAGTTGTTCTGTTTATGCTAAATCTTTCTGAAGAGTTGTTTCCTTACTTGTGTTTTAGTTCAGAATGTGATACGTTAGAGCTACAAATTAGTGAAAATTCTGGATAAATCTACTGAGGCAACTGGGTAAAGTTGTGAAGTACTTAATGAAGATTTGAGGGAAAATGTTGGACTAAGGAAATCAGTTAAGTAGTATCCGATCACGTGTTTATTACCGTGATTGAGAGTGTATAGAGGTTTTAAGTAGTTCAATAATTAGTGATGAAATTCTGGATAAAGTAGTTGATTTTGCCTTTTTTCTGTCGTGAGACAGCCGAGGAAACTGGGTAAAGTTGTGAAGTGCTTAATGAAGATTTGAGGGAAAACGAAAACAGAGAAAGGGGTTAAGTAGTATTTGATCACATGTTCGTTACTGGGAACAACTTTCGTTTTTATATTTCCGGTTACTGAGTGTATAAAGGTTTTAAGTAGTTCGATAGTTTGTCAGTGTTTATAGTTTCTTGTTTATATTTCTTCATGATTGGCCTTTCTTGAGCTTTTCAGTTTCTCGTGTTGTGTTTCTTCTGATTTTCATGCCTTCTCCAGCAAGGCTTTCAACCGTTTATTGCTTCTGACTGTCATTGATTTCTGCAGGAAATGAGACAGGCGGAGCTGTGGTTCAAGTATCGGTTCAGCTGTAGCTGTAAGCGATGTGGTGCAGTGCCTACAAGTTACGTGGATCACGCTCTGCGAGTAAGGCTATAGTTTAATTGAATAAAATGTGTGTGCATGGAAacaattaaatttgaattagCAAGAACTCAAGATAAGA
This window encodes:
- the LOC130992252 gene encoding protein SET DOMAIN GROUP 41-like, giving the protein MEMRAIEDIGIGQDLTPPLRPLAAVLHDAAFGTRCSACFTVLPPQPFPPSALNFPGYVPTDTRATPLYCSLACSAADSPLHFSSFEHRLIAHFATSPPSTWQSSTELRLSLRLAHVFQNLPRYMSFLGENEKPGGCLERMAGLMTNREKFVFDEIKKALIARDNKSSGKVKRITEGARMMAWARGKDVSSGRFAFEEAVLCLVMTNAVEVQEMTGFCIGIAVYDATFSWINHSCSPNCCYWFLMGPGEDEQPPLRIAPASKDGRNVSGLVMGGGISDRNGYGPRLVVRSIDAVSKGEEVTIGYLDLVQPKEMRQAELWFKYRFSCSCKRCGAVPTSYVDHALRALRTDNPKNPEHSPDEIEKLVQNLVAAISGYLVTGDAKSCCRDLEFLLYDESVELPRRVKLHPFNHLSINACLSLASAYRVRASDLLALNLELEGNHKLEALNMHKTSCAYYLLVAGIVNHFYAYEPSSVVGAANLWIEAGASLLNLAGNFLWDDDLQVESLFLVLECDGCRDVHKFERCQKRQLDKCSAKIASNVWCFLATESNFLKFIENPIDFRWLKSRAASEVSDADSGLQVEKCIHHHEIKMDLLLLSTHCSRYAAILSSICHGLPTNFRRYQH